The following is a genomic window from Phyllobacterium zundukense.
ATTGGGGTCTCACGAGTGGTGTTGGAAATTGTGACGCGGGCAAACCTGATTAAAGTTTGGTGGGTTTGCTTGCTGATCGTGCGCCATGATCTTTGACGAGGTTGAGAAGTTCTGTTTTAGTATCGACAATATGCTTTCTGACGAGCTCTTCGACTTCACCTCTGGATCTTGAGAGAAACGCGTCCATTATTTCCTTGTGATCCTGAATAATACGTTTGGCTGCATCAGAGGTTTCCACAGCCAGCAGAGAATCGACCATATCCTCCATCGCTCGAACGAGATGAAGAGCACTCAAGCGCAATATCGGATTTGGACAATATTGCGCTATGACAGCATGAAAATTTATCTCAGCGAGTTTGTGTGCTCTGGGGCTGATGTTGCCTATCAGTCCCTGTTCGCAATCTGTTATGGAGTCTTGCATTTGTTTGATCCCATCGTCGTCGATGGAATCGAACGATAGAACGGCGACTGCTGGTTCAATCGCCAGCCTGGCTTGGTAGAGGTCTGTCCAAGATGCGCTCTCGAAATAAAGATACGAAGCCATGCCGTCGGTAATCGCGTCGGTGGGAATCGCGGAAACCGAAACTCCACCGTTTCTGCCTGACGATATCGAAACGAGTCCTTGCGCTTCCAGGATAGCAAGCCCCTCACGAACCGTCGCACGTGCCATGCCAAACTGCTCAATAAGGCTCTTCTCGCCGGGCAGTCGATCGCCAGGACCCAAGCCCTGCTTTATGATTTCTTTGCGAATGTGATCTGCAAGATGCCAAGCTTGACGTCGGCTCAACCCCATTTGAGGTTGACCGAGAGTTACTTTGTCTTGCTGTTCAATCTGTTTTGTTGACACTAAAGTCGTACCTCCTATCGCTGCCACGTTTGGCTCGCTAAAGATAATTACCAAATCGCTCGACAAAAACTCTAGTAGCATCGAGAAAGCCCAAGATCTCGGACTCCGTTGTTTCGAGCGAAAGGTAAACTGATCCTCGTCGGGCGGTGTAGTAGCCGCTCATTAGTAGATGCAAGTGGTACAAATCGTGCACTTCCTTCGATTCGAAGTGAACGCATGAAAGCGAGCCCTGCCCGGAGATGCTCATCTTTTGTTTGTCGGGCGAAATCGACGAGAATTGCTCCCTCGCGGCGTCCCCCAGTCCGTTGATACGGTCAATCGCCTCCTTCGTAAGAACTGTTGAAGCAGCAAGGCCTGCCGCCATTGAAAGGACGTTGTTGTTGAACGTGCCTGCATGAGCCACGGCGTCTGGACGTCGCATATCCAATCGATCGATCAACTCGGCCCTTCCTCCGAACGCTCCGAAGCTTAATCCACCACCAATGTATTTTCCGAGTGTTGTGATGTCAGGATAGATTTCGTGAAGTGCCTGCATGCCGCCGAGATTTAGTCGGGAGGACACGACTTCATCGAATATCAAAATGACGCTGTGCTCGATGCATTTCGCCTGCAATTTTACCAAGAACGGTCTTGTGGCGGGGATCGCGCCGCCGGCTGACATAACTGGTTCGATAATGCAGGCGCCGAATTCGCTTCCATGAAGAGCAAACATTTCATCCAGCGCATCTTCGTCGTTGAACGGCGCCACTTTCTCATGAAAGTCGATATTGAGAGGCATTCCTCCGTTAGGATACCATATGAAGCCGCCATGATATCCACCCTTGAAGAACAGGACGCTCTTCCGGTTGGTGACATGAAGTGCCAGTTGAATTGCCGCGATGTTCGCTTCAGTTCCCGTATTGCAAAACCGAATGCGCTCCATGTGGGAAAATCGCTTTGTCAAGGCGCTGGCGAGACATGCCTCATAGCGATTCGGTCCCCCCAGGTTAATTCCGTCTTCAAGTGCGGTCACAATCGCGTCCTTGATCGCGGAATTGGAATGGCCGAACAAACCCGCCGAGTACTCGTTCAAAAAATCACTGTATTCATGTCCGTCTACATCCCAAATCTTCGATTTCAGCCCCTTGGCAATCGAAAGCGGGAATGGCGGGTAATACAGCACACTTCGAGTGCTGCCTCCCGGAAAGGCGGATGCCGCCTCGTATTGGGCTGCGCTCTTGGGATTGGCGTTCGCGAATTTCCCTCTTTCTCGCTCTAAGACTGCACCGAGTTCATCCGCATTCTTCATCCGCTTTACCTCCAAGTTAGTTGACAGCCGAAAAAAACCTGCCTACGAATATAATCATTATAACAATTATGATCATTTGCAAGGGGCGACGGCATGGTTCTCAGGTGCAGTGGAGCGGAGCAATCGTTGGTGACGCTAAGGAATCGCACAATTCCGCAGTTAATTGACGCCTTTCGAAGCCACGAGCTGTCTCCGGTCGACGTTGCCATCGACGCGCTTGCTCGCGCTGAGGAGGCCGCGGAATTCAACGCCTTTGTCTTCCTTGATCATGAGGCCGCGTTGGCGCAGGCTCGAGAGTCCGAAAAGCGTTGGATGGCCGGGGCGCCTCTCAGTGACATCGATGGCGTGCCTGCCACGATAAAGGACCTTCATCACGTTGCCGGTTGGAAGACATTTGCAGGTTCCGCGACCTCCGATGCCGACGAGAAACAAGCTGCGCGTCAAGAGTCTCCACTGGTGGCAAGACTGCGCGAAGCCGGTTGCGTCTTTCTGGGAAAGACGACTGTCCCTGAGTTTGGCTGGAAAGGTGTTACCGACAGCCCATTGACCGGAGTGACGCGAAATCCCTGGGACAAAACCAAGGTTTCAGGGGGCAGTAGCGGAGGAGCCGCGGTGGCGGCGGCTTTAGGAATAGGCCGCATCCACACTGGATCAGACGGAGGTGGGTCGATTAGAATTCCATCCGCGTTTTGCGGTGTCGTGGGGCTCAAGGCATCGTTTGGTGCGGTGCCACAGTTTCCGCTCGTATCGACAATGTCGAGCCACGGGCCGATGACCGCCACAGTCCACGAGGCAATTATTTCGCTACGGCATGCAGGAAAACGCGACCCGCGCGATTGGCTCGCTACCGGCTCCAACATTTTTGAAACCGTCTCAAGCGCGGAACTTCGGCCGCTACGGGTTGGCATGTGTCTGTCAGGAATAGGTCCCGAGCCAGACGACGAAATCCGTTTGGCGGTAGAGACTGCGGCTCGCACAATCGCCGGGCGCGAGGGGCGTGTCATTCCTGTTCAGCTTCCCGTCAGCTTCGAGGAGGTTCGGCAACTCATAGATATTTTTTGGGTACGCGACAGCGCAATGGATTGGGACCGAACGCCAGCCGACAGACGACATCGATTGGACCCAGGCTTGGTGGAAATGGCGCAGGCCGGATTACGGTTGTCGGCCGTGGAGATGGCGTATGCGGATTATCGCCGTGCCGCCCTGGCAAGCGCCGTCAATGTATTTCTCGACGAATTTGATGTCTTGCTGATGCCGGCTACGCCATTTGTAGCGTTCGACGTCGGTCAAGATTTTCCAGCTGAATCAGGAATGACGAATTGGCTGGATTGGGCCGCCAATCTGTATCTTTTCAATCTTTCGCAATCGCCCGCGATGTCGTTCCCAATGGAACGCTCTGCTACGTCAGGGTTGCCGATTGCGGTCCAGATTGTCGCCGGGAAGTATCGCGACGCGGTAATTCTTGACGCGGCAATGCGCCTGGAGGCGCGAAACCCACAATAAAACAAAGGGAACAATGTTATGCTGAAGTATGTGCTCGCTTTTGCGATAAGTGCCAGCCTCTTCACAGCTCACACGGCTGCGTTGGCTGGAGAAGATGAGCTGCGATTTGGACTGGATGGCGGCTACCCGCCGTTTGCATCGCCAAATCCCGATGGCCAATTGGTCGGCTTTGATATCGACCTTGGAGAAGCGCTGTGTGCAGAAATGCACCGCAAGTGCGTGTGGGTGCGTCAGGAGTGGGACGCGCTTATCCCGGGCCTCGACACCAACAAGTTCGACGCCATCCTTGCGAGCATGCTCATCACCCCGGAGAGAAAAGAGAAGGTTTCCTTCACAAACCCATACTATGCAGCGAAAGCAGTATTCGTAGCGCCAAAATCCAATACGGTCGCGAAAGTGACACCTGCGGATCTTGACGGAAAGACTGTTGGTGTGGAAACCGCGACGGCCTATGGAACATACCTGCAGTCGAAGTATGGCGACAAGGTCATGGTTCGCGATTACCCAACGGTAACCGAGGCCTTTGCCGATCTTAAGGCCGGGCGTATCGAATACGTCTTGAATGACGCGAATTCCAGCTACTTCGCGATCAATCGCGACGGCGATGACGGTGCTTTAAAGCTGATTGGCGAGCCATTAGTCGACTCGATGCTCGGCGAAGGGGTCGGCATCGCCGTCCAGAAGCAAAATACCGAACTCCTGAAAGCTCTGAATACTGCCCTCGATCAGGTGGTGGCGAACGGCACCTATTCAATTATCAACAAGAAGTATTTCCCCTACGATCTGAGGTAAGAAATGGTACGCGATCAAATTTGTACAGACGGCGCTGCAGATTGTTCTCAAGAGATAGTCAAGTGGGGTGTCGACTCTGAATATGGCGTCTTAAAAGACGTGCTGTTGTGCTCCCCAGAGCACTACGGTTGGGTGCCGATAAATTCGGTTGTCAAAGAAAAGATGACCGAAACGATCCCAAATGTGCTCGCTGCAGAGGAGCAGCACGAAGAGATCGTCGCTGCCTTCAAGGAAAACGGGGTCGATGTTCACTTCCTTCAACCGAAGCCTCACTTGATTTTCCAGAGCGACACCCGTGACAGCAGTCAAATGACGCCTTGGGGAGCCGCGATCCTGCAACTCAGACACATTGAACGGCGCGGTGAGTACGCACCGGTGATCGAGTTC
Proteins encoded in this region:
- a CDS encoding FadR/GntR family transcriptional regulator, which encodes MSTKQIEQQDKVTLGQPQMGLSRRQAWHLADHIRKEIIKQGLGPGDRLPGEKSLIEQFGMARATVREGLAILEAQGLVSISSGRNGGVSVSAIPTDAITDGMASYLYFESASWTDLYQARLAIEPAVAVLSFDSIDDDGIKQMQDSITDCEQGLIGNISPRAHKLAEINFHAVIAQYCPNPILRLSALHLVRAMEDMVDSLLAVETSDAAKRIIQDHKEIMDAFLSRSRGEVEELVRKHIVDTKTELLNLVKDHGARSASKPTKL
- a CDS encoding aminotransferase class III-fold pyridoxal phosphate-dependent enzyme, giving the protein MKNADELGAVLERERGKFANANPKSAAQYEAASAFPGGSTRSVLYYPPFPLSIAKGLKSKIWDVDGHEYSDFLNEYSAGLFGHSNSAIKDAIVTALEDGINLGGPNRYEACLASALTKRFSHMERIRFCNTGTEANIAAIQLALHVTNRKSVLFFKGGYHGGFIWYPNGGMPLNIDFHEKVAPFNDEDALDEMFALHGSEFGACIIEPVMSAGGAIPATRPFLVKLQAKCIEHSVILIFDEVVSSRLNLGGMQALHEIYPDITTLGKYIGGGLSFGAFGGRAELIDRLDMRRPDAVAHAGTFNNNVLSMAAGLAASTVLTKEAIDRINGLGDAAREQFSSISPDKQKMSISGQGSLSCVHFESKEVHDLYHLHLLMSGYYTARRGSVYLSLETTESEILGFLDATRVFVERFGNYL
- a CDS encoding amidase family protein, whose protein sequence is MTLRNRTIPQLIDAFRSHELSPVDVAIDALARAEEAAEFNAFVFLDHEAALAQARESEKRWMAGAPLSDIDGVPATIKDLHHVAGWKTFAGSATSDADEKQAARQESPLVARLREAGCVFLGKTTVPEFGWKGVTDSPLTGVTRNPWDKTKVSGGSSGGAAVAAALGIGRIHTGSDGGGSIRIPSAFCGVVGLKASFGAVPQFPLVSTMSSHGPMTATVHEAIISLRHAGKRDPRDWLATGSNIFETVSSAELRPLRVGMCLSGIGPEPDDEIRLAVETAARTIAGREGRVIPVQLPVSFEEVRQLIDIFWVRDSAMDWDRTPADRRHRLDPGLVEMAQAGLRLSAVEMAYADYRRAALASAVNVFLDEFDVLLMPATPFVAFDVGQDFPAESGMTNWLDWAANLYLFNLSQSPAMSFPMERSATSGLPIAVQIVAGKYRDAVILDAAMRLEARNPQ
- a CDS encoding transporter substrate-binding domain-containing protein — protein: MLKYVLAFAISASLFTAHTAALAGEDELRFGLDGGYPPFASPNPDGQLVGFDIDLGEALCAEMHRKCVWVRQEWDALIPGLDTNKFDAILASMLITPERKEKVSFTNPYYAAKAVFVAPKSNTVAKVTPADLDGKTVGVETATAYGTYLQSKYGDKVMVRDYPTVTEAFADLKAGRIEYVLNDANSSYFAINRDGDDGALKLIGEPLVDSMLGEGVGIAVQKQNTELLKALNTALDQVVANGTYSIINKKYFPYDLR